In Pseudorasbora parva isolate DD20220531a chromosome 20, ASM2467924v1, whole genome shotgun sequence, a single window of DNA contains:
- the osbpl8 gene encoding oxysterol-binding protein-related protein 8 isoform X3 gives MESCAESQGDPERAQHHAESRENPVTPAALMPGDDSALLTPGRMSQRGKEAGLHTPSKDLLTSPSLSPGVSYSHGFERGKDEILPLKEDSSHSISKSKSETKLYNGSDKDVSASGNKLTKKESLKVQKKNYREEKKRATKELLSTITDPSVIVMADWLKIRGTLKSWTKLWCVLKPGVLLIYKTNKNGQWVGTVLLNACELIERPSKKDGFCFKLFHPLEQSIWAVKGPKGEAVGSITQPLPSSHLIFRAASESDGRCWMDALELALKCSSLLKRTMIREGKEETAQTAEHSHINFYSLLRAHNMQGFQFNDSDQFKDPDLYSDKSDRENEQEQEEWENEVMEKSEESDSDTSERQEDSYVDLDPNETLRETPYIEQSHEELGEAGEAAQTETVSEENKSLIWTLLKQVRPGMDLSKVVLPTFILEPRSFLDKLSDYYYHADFLSEAAVEENAYNRMKKVVKWYISGFYKKPKGLKKPYNPIIGETFRCLWIHTRTTSKTFYIAEQVSHHPPVSAFYVSNRKDGFCLSGSILAKSKFYGNSLSAILDGEARLSFLNRGEDYVMNMPYAHCKGILYGTMTLELGGQVSITCEKTGYSAQLEFKLKPFLGSSDSVNQISGKIKLGKEVLATLEGHWDSEVFINDKKTGEMETFWNPTPELRQDRLIRCTVPPEEQGEFESERLWQHVTRAINNKDQTEATNEKFILEEVQRKAARERKAKCEDWAPALFEQDPATGEWHYRYADTRPWDPLNDLIQFEKDGCIQTKVRHRTPMVTGAKRKHKSDKPKSPESGCSSPEPDRQDSSGSERHKSKHNSRLRKKGTDLSEIQSAIESIRQTQEEINRSVNALRSRVASQSTTESWFLTHRDFAIILFLIFVQVLLNFIFK, from the exons GTTTTGAACGTGGCAAAGATGAAATCCTGCCTCTGAAAGAAGACTCCTCACACTCCATATCCAAGAGCAAG TCGGAAACCAAGCTCTATAATGGCTCAGACAAGGACGTATCGGCATCTGGAAACAAGCTTACGAAGAAGGAGTCACTCAAG GTGCAAAAGAAGAACTACAGGGAAGAGAAGAAACGCGCCACTAAAGAACTGCTCAGCACCATCACTGATCCGTCTGTCATCGTCATGGCCGACTGGCTCAAG ATCCGTGGCACGCTGAAGAGCTGGACCAAGCTGTGGTGTGTGCTGAAGCCAGGCGTCCTGCTGATCTATAAGACCAATAAGAACGGCCAGTGGGTCGGCACCGTGCTGCTCAACGCCTGTGAGCTCATCGAGAGACCCTCGAAGAAGGATGGGTTCTGCTTTAAGCTTTTTCACCCGCTCGAGCAGTCCATCTGGGCCGTCAAG GGTCCTAAAGGAGAAGCCGTAGGATCCATCACACAGCCGTTACCCAGCAGCCACCTGATCTTCAGAGCGGCTTCAGAATCTGACG GCCGATGTTGGATGGACGCTCTGGAACTGGCTCTGAAATGCTCGAGTTTGCTGAAGAGAACAATGATCAGAGAGGGCAAAGAGGAGACGGCGCAGACCGCAGAGCACTCGCACATCAACTTCTACAGTCTGCTGCGGGCACACAACATGCAGGGCTTTCA GTTTAACGACAGTGACCAGTTTAAGGATCCGGACCTGTATTCTGATAAGTCGGACCGTGAGAATGAGCAGGAGCAGGAGGAGTGGGAAAATGAGGTGATGGAGAAAAGTGAAGAGAGCGACAGCGACACGTCGGAGCGACAGGAAGACTCGTACGTCGACCTGGATCCCAACGAGACGCTGCGAGAAACGCCTTACATTGAGCAGAGCCACGAGGAGCTCGGAgag gcGGGCGAAGCGGCTCAGACAGAGACGGTATCAGAAGAGAATAAATCTCTGATCTGGACTCTACTGAAGCAGGTCCGGCCCGGCATGGACCTCTCCAAAGTCGTGCTGCCCACCTTCATCCTCGAGCCACGATCCTTCCTGGACAAACTGTCTGATTACTACTACCACGCTGACTTCCTGTCGGA AGCGGCGGTGGAGGAGAACGCTTATAACCGGATGAAGAAGGTGGTCAAATGGTACATTTCTGGATTCTACAAGAAGCCAAAG GGTTTGAAGAAACCGTATAACCCCATTATCGGAGAAACGTTTCGCTGTTTATGGATCCACACCAGGACGACCAGCAAAACCTTCTACATCGCAGAACAG GTGTCCCATCATCCTCCAGTTTCAGCCTTTTATGTCAGTAACAGGAAGGATGGCTTTTGTCTCAGCGGCAGCATCCTGGCCAAGTCCAAGTTTTACG GAAACTCTCTGTCGGCCATCTTGGATGGTGAAGCCAGGCTGTCGTTTCTGAACAGAGGGGAGGACTATGTGATGAACATGCCCTACGCTCACTGCAAAG GGATCCTGTACGGTACAATGACTCTGGAGTTGGGCGGTCAGGTGTCCATCACCTGTGAGAAGACGGGCTACAGCGCTCAGCTGGAGTTCAAActcaag CCGTTCCTTGGCAGCAGTGATAGTGTCAACCAGATCAGTGGGAAAATCAAACTTGGGAAGGAGGTGCTGGCGACACTCGAAGGGCACTGG GACAGCGAGGTCTTCATCAACGATAAGAAGACGGGTGAGATGGAGACGTTCTGGAACCCAACGCCAGAGCTGAGGCAGGACCGCCTGATCCGATGCACCGTTCCTCCTGAAGAACAGGGCGAGTTCGAGTCCGAGAG GCTGTGGCAACATGTGACACGAGCCATAAATAACAAGGACCAGACAGAGGCGACCAATGAGAAGTTCATTCTGGAGGAGGTTCAGAGGAAAGCGGCCCGCGAGCGCAAGGCCAAGTGCGAGGATTGGGCGCCCGCTCTGTTTGAGCAAGACCCCGCCACCGGAGAATGGCATTACCGCTACGCTGA CACTCGTCCGTGGGATCCGCTCAACGATCTGATTCAGTTCGAGAAAGACGGCTGTATTCAGACCAAAGTGCGCCACAGGACGCCTATG GTGACAGGAGCAAAACGGAAACATAAGAGTGATAAACCTAAAAGTCCAGAAAGTGGCTGCTCGTCTCCGGAGCCAGACCGACAGGACTCGTCAGGCAGCGAGA GGCACAAAAGCAAACACAACAGCCGCCTCAGGAAGAAAGGAACAGATCTGAGTGAAATCCAAAGTGCCATCGAGTCGATCAGACAAACACAGGAAGAAATTAACAG GAGCGTCAACGCCCTGAGGAGTCGAGTGGCGAGTCAATCAACGACGGAAAGTTGGTTCCTCACGCACAGAGATTTCGCCATCATCCTCTTCCTCATCTTCGTCCAGGTCCTTCTCAACTTCATCTTCAAGTAA
- the osbpl8 gene encoding oxysterol-binding protein-related protein 8 isoform X6, with product MMKQEGILGRRRFSTCGGTISGRPPHPDGRKLIRNASFGGYNELSVCLPGFERGKDEILPLKEDSSHSISKSKSETKLYNGSDKDVSASGNKLTKKESLKVQKKNYREEKKRATKELLSTITDPSVIVMADWLKIRGTLKSWTKLWCVLKPGVLLIYKTNKNGQWVGTVLLNACELIERPSKKDGFCFKLFHPLEQSIWAVKGPKGEAVGSITQPLPSSHLIFRAASESDGRCWMDALELALKCSSLLKRTMIREGKEETAQTAEHSHINFYSLLRAHNMQGFQFNDSDQFKDPDLYSDKSDRENEQEQEEWENEVMEKSEESDSDTSERQEDSYVDLDPNETLRETPYIEQSHEELGEAGEAAQTETVSEENKSLIWTLLKQVRPGMDLSKVVLPTFILEPRSFLDKLSDYYYHADFLSEAAVEENAYNRMKKVVKWYISGFYKKPKGLKKPYNPIIGETFRCLWIHTRTTSKTFYIAEQVSHHPPVSAFYVSNRKDGFCLSGSILAKSKFYGNSLSAILDGEARLSFLNRGEDYVMNMPYAHCKGILYGTMTLELGGQVSITCEKTGYSAQLEFKLKPFLGSSDSVNQISGKIKLGKEVLATLEGHWDSEVFINDKKTGEMETFWNPTPELRQDRLIRCTVPPEEQGEFESERLWQHVTRAINNKDQTEATNEKFILEEVQRKAARERKAKCEDWAPALFEQDPATGEWHYRYADTRPWDPLNDLIQFEKDGCIQTKVRHRTPMVTGAKRKHKSDKPKSPESGCSSPEPDRQDSSGSERHKSKHNSRLRKKGTDLSEIQSAIESIRQTQEEINRSVNALRSRVASQSTTESWFLTHRDFAIILFLIFVQVLLNFIFK from the exons GTTTTGAACGTGGCAAAGATGAAATCCTGCCTCTGAAAGAAGACTCCTCACACTCCATATCCAAGAGCAAG TCGGAAACCAAGCTCTATAATGGCTCAGACAAGGACGTATCGGCATCTGGAAACAAGCTTACGAAGAAGGAGTCACTCAAG GTGCAAAAGAAGAACTACAGGGAAGAGAAGAAACGCGCCACTAAAGAACTGCTCAGCACCATCACTGATCCGTCTGTCATCGTCATGGCCGACTGGCTCAAG ATCCGTGGCACGCTGAAGAGCTGGACCAAGCTGTGGTGTGTGCTGAAGCCAGGCGTCCTGCTGATCTATAAGACCAATAAGAACGGCCAGTGGGTCGGCACCGTGCTGCTCAACGCCTGTGAGCTCATCGAGAGACCCTCGAAGAAGGATGGGTTCTGCTTTAAGCTTTTTCACCCGCTCGAGCAGTCCATCTGGGCCGTCAAG GGTCCTAAAGGAGAAGCCGTAGGATCCATCACACAGCCGTTACCCAGCAGCCACCTGATCTTCAGAGCGGCTTCAGAATCTGACG GCCGATGTTGGATGGACGCTCTGGAACTGGCTCTGAAATGCTCGAGTTTGCTGAAGAGAACAATGATCAGAGAGGGCAAAGAGGAGACGGCGCAGACCGCAGAGCACTCGCACATCAACTTCTACAGTCTGCTGCGGGCACACAACATGCAGGGCTTTCA GTTTAACGACAGTGACCAGTTTAAGGATCCGGACCTGTATTCTGATAAGTCGGACCGTGAGAATGAGCAGGAGCAGGAGGAGTGGGAAAATGAGGTGATGGAGAAAAGTGAAGAGAGCGACAGCGACACGTCGGAGCGACAGGAAGACTCGTACGTCGACCTGGATCCCAACGAGACGCTGCGAGAAACGCCTTACATTGAGCAGAGCCACGAGGAGCTCGGAgag gcGGGCGAAGCGGCTCAGACAGAGACGGTATCAGAAGAGAATAAATCTCTGATCTGGACTCTACTGAAGCAGGTCCGGCCCGGCATGGACCTCTCCAAAGTCGTGCTGCCCACCTTCATCCTCGAGCCACGATCCTTCCTGGACAAACTGTCTGATTACTACTACCACGCTGACTTCCTGTCGGA AGCGGCGGTGGAGGAGAACGCTTATAACCGGATGAAGAAGGTGGTCAAATGGTACATTTCTGGATTCTACAAGAAGCCAAAG GGTTTGAAGAAACCGTATAACCCCATTATCGGAGAAACGTTTCGCTGTTTATGGATCCACACCAGGACGACCAGCAAAACCTTCTACATCGCAGAACAG GTGTCCCATCATCCTCCAGTTTCAGCCTTTTATGTCAGTAACAGGAAGGATGGCTTTTGTCTCAGCGGCAGCATCCTGGCCAAGTCCAAGTTTTACG GAAACTCTCTGTCGGCCATCTTGGATGGTGAAGCCAGGCTGTCGTTTCTGAACAGAGGGGAGGACTATGTGATGAACATGCCCTACGCTCACTGCAAAG GGATCCTGTACGGTACAATGACTCTGGAGTTGGGCGGTCAGGTGTCCATCACCTGTGAGAAGACGGGCTACAGCGCTCAGCTGGAGTTCAAActcaag CCGTTCCTTGGCAGCAGTGATAGTGTCAACCAGATCAGTGGGAAAATCAAACTTGGGAAGGAGGTGCTGGCGACACTCGAAGGGCACTGG GACAGCGAGGTCTTCATCAACGATAAGAAGACGGGTGAGATGGAGACGTTCTGGAACCCAACGCCAGAGCTGAGGCAGGACCGCCTGATCCGATGCACCGTTCCTCCTGAAGAACAGGGCGAGTTCGAGTCCGAGAG GCTGTGGCAACATGTGACACGAGCCATAAATAACAAGGACCAGACAGAGGCGACCAATGAGAAGTTCATTCTGGAGGAGGTTCAGAGGAAAGCGGCCCGCGAGCGCAAGGCCAAGTGCGAGGATTGGGCGCCCGCTCTGTTTGAGCAAGACCCCGCCACCGGAGAATGGCATTACCGCTACGCTGA CACTCGTCCGTGGGATCCGCTCAACGATCTGATTCAGTTCGAGAAAGACGGCTGTATTCAGACCAAAGTGCGCCACAGGACGCCTATG GTGACAGGAGCAAAACGGAAACATAAGAGTGATAAACCTAAAAGTCCAGAAAGTGGCTGCTCGTCTCCGGAGCCAGACCGACAGGACTCGTCAGGCAGCGAGA GGCACAAAAGCAAACACAACAGCCGCCTCAGGAAGAAAGGAACAGATCTGAGTGAAATCCAAAGTGCCATCGAGTCGATCAGACAAACACAGGAAGAAATTAACAG GAGCGTCAACGCCCTGAGGAGTCGAGTGGCGAGTCAATCAACGACGGAAAGTTGGTTCCTCACGCACAGAGATTTCGCCATCATCCTCTTCCTCATCTTCGTCCAGGTCCTTCTCAACTTCATCTTCAAGTAA